The nucleotide sequence TTGATGAGTTTGGACGCGGCATACAAAAAAGGCCTTTTTTACCGGATTATCGGGACAAATGCGATTTACCATGACGAAAGCCTTATGAACAAAGAGTGGTTCGTTTCCGTAAATATTGCGAACCTCTTTTCCAGGATCATTTCCCGACTGCATCACGGACGTTCCTTAAGTCCTCTTCTGGATAACCGCAAGATTATTCAGCGCCTGTTATCGCAAGTGGCTGCAGAAAGCGGAGAAGATGAGCTTCCCTTTGACAGGGAGCCTGCCAGGGAGTCAGGCAAGGAGAAAGGGGACTAACGAATATGGCGCCTTCCCGCAGTCACCTTGCTGTCGATATAGGAACCAGCTCTCTCAAGGCCGCTCTGCTTGATGAGCAGGGAACCCCGCTCTCCAGCACAAAAGTCTCCTTTACCGGAATGCCCGGTGCCGACATGGAGGCATGGAACCCCTCTGTCTGGGACGCAGCCTTTCAAAAAGCCCTTGCTTCCTTAGCGGATACATCCTCTGTTTCATCTGTAACCGTCTCTGGTAACGGCCCTACTCTGATACCCTTGAGCAAAGACGGACACCCTTCAGGGAAGGCTCTTCTCTGGCTGCAGAGAAGGACTCCGGCTGCGACACCTCCTGATTCTTCTTCATACTTTCTGCCCTCAGCTGCCTGGTTTCGCGAAAACTATCCCGGTTTGTTCCGGAAGACGGCGGTATTTACTACCTGTCCCGGTTATTTGAGTTTCCGCCTGACCGGTGTGACGACCGGAGCGAGCCCCGGAAGAGAGTTCTCCCGTTTTATGTGGGACCCCCGGTCAGATCGCTGCCTGGGTTTTCGATCCGTCTCTGTTCCCGGAGCTCTTTTTAACCGGCAGCAGAATCGGCGGGATAAGCGCCGCGGCGGCCGGAAACTTTGGTCTGCCGGAAGGGATTCCCGTCTATGCCGGCGGGCCGGATTACATGATGGCGATCATCGGGTCCGGTGCTGTTCGCCCCGGTCTCAGCTGTGACCGGGCGGGGACTTCAGAAGGTATAAACTACTGTTCAGAAAAGAGCATAAATTCCCCCTCCTTGCGGACACTGCCCCATGCAGTACCGGGGCTCTATACGGTTGCCGGTATCCTCTCATCCACCGGAAGGGTCTTTGAGTGGTTTCGTCGTATAACCAACCAGACAGCCCGGGAGTATGATGACATTCTCAGGGAGATTTATGCCCTGCCTTTGAAAGCTCGGGCTCCCCGCTTTTTTCCATCCCGTCACCGCGGACCGATTTGGGATTTTAATCAGGGTATCTTCGCCGGACTGCAGCCCGAGCACACCCATATTGAACTTGGAAAAGGGGTTGTGGAAGCCATCGCCTTCGGGATTCTCGATGTTGTGGAGACGCTGAACGGGGAGGGTTGTTCTGTCAGCTCCCTGCGGGGTACGGGCGGACAGTATCGTAACCTCCTCTGGAACCGCATGAAGGCGGATATTCTGGGTATCCCCCTGGAGATCCCCCTGGTTATAGATGCGGAGCTGATCGGAAATCTCTGTGCTGCCCTGGTTGGTGAGGGGCGCTACAGCGGCCTTGCCGAGGCGGCGGAAGATCTGGTCCGGATCGAAGAGCGTATTGAGCCCGATATGGAACGGCACGCCGTTTATCGGGAGCTGTACGGAGAGTACCGGGCAGCCTGCGCGCTTATTCCCGAAACAAACCCATAATTCCCCGGTTGGCTTTAAGCCAGGCTTCGGCCTTTTTATACTCAGGAAAATAGTGTTTTACCAGGCGCCAGTAAGCGGGGGAATGGTTCAGATGGCGCTGGTGGCAGAGTTCGTGAACAATAAGGTAGTCCCGGACCGCCGGGGGGATCATGATGATCCGCCAGTTCAGGGATATGTTGCCCAGACCTGAGGAGCTCCCCCATCGGGTGCGCTGGTTTCTGAAAAAAATCCTCTTAAAGCTGATGCCGGTTATGGCGGATATGCTCATCGCCCGCTTTTCGAGCTCTTCTTTCGCGAGTTTCATCAGCC is from Marispirochaeta sp. and encodes:
- a CDS encoding FGGY-family carbohydrate kinase, whose protein sequence is MMAIIGSGAVRPGLSCDRAGTSEGINYCSEKSINSPSLRTLPHAVPGLYTVAGILSSTGRVFEWFRRITNQTAREYDDILREIYALPLKARAPRFFPSRHRGPIWDFNQGIFAGLQPEHTHIELGKGVVEAIAFGILDVVETLNGEGCSVSSLRGTGGQYRNLLWNRMKADILGIPLEIPLVIDAELIGNLCAALVGEGRYSGLAEAAEDLVRIEERIEPDMERHAVYRELYGEYRAACALIPETNP
- a CDS encoding FGGY family carbohydrate kinase, which translates into the protein MAPSRSHLAVDIGTSSLKAALLDEQGTPLSSTKVSFTGMPGADMEAWNPSVWDAAFQKALASLADTSSVSSVTVSGNGPTLIPLSKDGHPSGKALLWLQRRTPAATPPDSSSYFLPSAAWFRENYPGLFRKTAVFTTCPGYLSFRLTGVTTGASPGREFSRFMWDPRSDRCLGFRSVSVPGALFNRQQNRRDKRRGGRKLWSAGRDSRLCRRAGLHDGDHRVRCCSPRSQL